From Candidatus Margulisiibacteriota bacterium:
CTGAAAAACCATGGCGATATCACGGTCTTTTGGCGGTGTGAAAGTAACATCTTCATCACCGATATAAATTTTACCTGAAGTTACTTCTTCCAGGCCAGCTATCATACGCAAGGTTGTTGTCTTGCCGCAACCTGAAGGTCCAACAAGAACTACAAATTCATGAGGTTGTATATCTAAATTAATACCTTTAACAACTTCAACTTTTCCAAAATTTTTGACAACTTGCTTTAGTACAACTCCGGACATGCTTTCAGCTCCTTTTATACTAGAGAAATCTTTATTTAATTTTTGCTTTTAAATCAATCATTTCCAAGGCGTTAACCGCTGCTTCCCAGCCTTTGTTGCCGGATTTAGCGCCAGCTCTTTCTATTGCCTGTTCAATAGATTCGGTGGTCAGAACTCCAAAAATTATAGGAGTCTTTGTAGTCAGCGCAATGCTGGCTACACCTCTGGACACCTGAGAAGCAACATACTCGAAATGCGGAGTGGCCCCCTTTATCACAGCGCCCAGGCAGATGATGGCATCATACCCTTTTTCCTTTATCAGATTTAAAGTATAAGGTATCTCAAAGGCACCAGGCACTTTATAGATATCAATATTTTTTTCGTCCACTTCATGACGAACCAGAGCGTCTTTGGCGCCTTCCAGTAGTTTAGTCCCTATGAACTCATTGAACCGGCTCCAAATAAGAGCTATCTTTTTGCCTTTTCCATTAATTTTTCCTTCGTAAATCATGCCAGCATCAGCTCCTTGTTTTTTGCCTATTATAAAATTTTTTAGCTGAATTGGAAACCACTATTTCTTATTTCAGCTTTAA
This genomic window contains:
- the ribH gene encoding 6,7-dimethyl-8-ribityllumazine synthase; amino-acid sequence: MIYEGKINGKGKKIALIWSRFNEFIGTKLLEGAKDALVRHEVDEKNIDIYKVPGAFEIPYTLNLIKEKGYDAIICLGAVIKGATPHFEYVASQVSRGVASIALTTKTPIIFGVLTTESIEQAIERAGAKSGNKGWEAAVNALEMIDLKAKIK